A window of Clostridioides sp. ES-S-0010-02 genomic DNA:
TTTTTTTAGGGGTGATTTTAGTAATTATAACAGCTATGGCCACATCGGCATTTCAGCTTACATTAGGGAACAAAGTTGTAATATCAAAAGAACTCTATGAAGGCTATAAAAAATATGATAAGTTGTTAGGATTAGAATCTATTATAAAACAAGATTTTTATAAAAAAGTCTCTGATAAAGATTTAGTGGATGGAGCATCAAAGGGGTTATTCCTAGGAACAAATGATAAATATTCTGGTTATTACACTGAAGATGAAATGAAAAAGCTAATAGAAGATAGTGAGGGCTCTTATGTTGGTGTAGGGATGTATATAGGAGCATCAAAAGATGGAGGTCTTGTAGTAGTTCCTATGAAAGATTCTCCAGCAGAAAAAGCAGGAGTAAAAGCAGGAGATAAATTAATAAAAGTCAATGGAAAATCTGTATCATATAAAAATTCAGATGAAGCTGTAAGTATGATGAAAGGTAAAAAAGGCAAAAAAGTAAAGCTAGTAGTATTGAGAGAAGATAAACAACTAAGCTTTGAGCTGAAAACAGAACAGATAGTTGAGAAAAGTATAGAAAGTAAAGTAATTGATAATGATTTAGGATATATAGAAATTACCCAGTTTATATCAAGTACATATACTGATTTTGACAAAGCTTTAAAAGGGTTGAAAGAAAAGAATATTAAGGGATTAGTAATAGACCTTAGAAACAATCCTGGAGGAATGTTGGATATATGTAAAGAAGTTGCTGATGAATTAATTGGTGAAGGAACTATAGTATATACTAAAGACAATAAAGGTAATACAGAATACTTAAAATCTGATAAAGAAAAATTGGGACTTCCAATAGTAGTTTTAACTAATGGAGAAAGCGCCTCTGCTGCTGAGATATTAACAGCTGCAATTGTTGATAATAAAGAAGGTATTTCTGTAGGTACTACGACTTATGGTAAAGGGCTGGTACAGTCAGTTGTAAGATTGAAAGATGGAACAGGATACAAGCTAACTACTGCTCAATACTTTACACCTAATGGAGATTATATCAATGAAAAAGGGATAAAACCTACCATTGAAGAAAAAGATGAGAAAAAGCAACTGGATGTAGCAACTGAATGGCTTAGAGAGCAGGTTAATAAATAGAATTTAAAGTTTGTAGATATAAAAATATTACTGGAAATTTATCATTCCAGTAATATTTTTTTGATTTAAGAAATATTAATATTAATAACACTATTTTCTAATACTATACATACTCTTATTTAAAAGTACTCTCATTTCAGTAATATAGAAACTTATTTGTTTTATACTGATTATAAGAATATTTAAGGTATTTTCTATTTTGAATTACATTAATATTTTGTAAAAACACATACATGTAAATTAAATTTTTTATCTAATGTATGTCTATACTATAAGAAGTTGTAAAAATTTTTCCTTTACCTAATTTGTTTATAAATTTCTTATCTTTA
This region includes:
- a CDS encoding S41 family peptidase → MYLVISKKKAIFLGVILVIITAMATSAFQLTLGNKVVISKELYEGYKKYDKLLGLESIIKQDFYKKVSDKDLVDGASKGLFLGTNDKYSGYYTEDEMKKLIEDSEGSYVGVGMYIGASKDGGLVVVPMKDSPAEKAGVKAGDKLIKVNGKSVSYKNSDEAVSMMKGKKGKKVKLVVLREDKQLSFELKTEQIVEKSIESKVIDNDLGYIEITQFISSTYTDFDKALKGLKEKNIKGLVIDLRNNPGGMLDICKEVADELIGEGTIVYTKDNKGNTEYLKSDKEKLGLPIVVLTNGESASAAEILTAAIVDNKEGISVGTTTYGKGLVQSVVRLKDGTGYKLTTAQYFTPNGDYINEKGIKPTIEEKDEKKQLDVATEWLREQVNK